The proteins below come from a single Asanoa ferruginea genomic window:
- a CDS encoding phytoene desaturase family protein, which translates to MAEVVVIGAGVGGLACAARLAAGGHRVTVYERSTVVGGKLGRLVVERPEGTYRFDTGPSLLTLPQVFDELFADLGGGAPELVPLDPVVRHVFPDGTVLDSSADPGVFLDRIDAAFGSDAAADWATLWRRAGRVWTASWRDILRRPLDSPAALAGLAWRFGDLAAVAPGMSLRGLGRRHLGDPRLRMLLDRYATYTGADPRRAPAALVAVPYAELSFGGWYLPGGLATLADALLSRCEALGVSVRTGAAVTRISAAGGRVNGVRVGSAFVPADVVVSNVDALTLYRDLLPAPRRLGRLADRSLAGFVVLLGLRGRTPGLAHHTVLFPTDYDAEFDAIFGAPARPAADPTVFVTVADDPLVRPEGHEAWFVLVNAPRHGIGPGAVDWDRPGLADAYADRVLSVLAARGFDVRDRVLFREVLTPASLERSAGAPGGAIYGTAGGLLRPANRGPVRGLFLVGGSAHPGGGLPMVALSAKIVAESVGPARQVGTR; encoded by the coding sequence ATGGCTGAGGTCGTGGTGATCGGCGCGGGCGTGGGTGGGCTGGCCTGTGCGGCACGGCTCGCGGCGGGCGGGCATCGGGTCACGGTGTACGAGCGGTCCACGGTGGTCGGTGGCAAGCTCGGGCGGCTCGTGGTGGAGCGGCCGGAGGGCACCTACCGGTTCGACACCGGGCCGAGCCTGCTGACGTTGCCGCAGGTCTTCGACGAGCTGTTCGCCGACCTCGGCGGCGGCGCGCCGGAGCTGGTGCCGCTGGATCCGGTGGTGCGGCACGTGTTCCCGGACGGGACGGTGCTGGACTCGTCGGCTGATCCCGGGGTGTTTCTTGATCGGATCGACGCGGCTTTCGGGTCGGATGCGGCAGCTGACTGGGCGACGTTGTGGCGGCGGGCCGGTCGGGTCTGGACGGCGTCGTGGCGGGACATTCTGCGGCGGCCGCTCGACTCGCCGGCGGCGCTGGCCGGGCTGGCGTGGCGGTTCGGCGACCTGGCTGCGGTGGCGCCCGGCATGTCGTTGCGCGGGCTGGGCCGGCGGCACCTGGGTGATCCGCGGCTGCGGATGCTGCTGGACCGCTACGCGACCTATACGGGAGCGGACCCCCGGCGGGCGCCGGCCGCGCTGGTGGCGGTGCCGTACGCGGAGCTGTCCTTCGGTGGTTGGTATCTTCCCGGCGGCCTGGCGACGCTGGCCGACGCGCTGCTGTCGCGGTGCGAGGCGCTGGGCGTTTCCGTGCGGACCGGGGCGGCGGTGACCCGGATCTCGGCCGCCGGCGGGCGGGTCAACGGGGTGCGGGTGGGTTCGGCGTTCGTGCCCGCCGACGTGGTGGTGTCCAATGTGGATGCGCTGACGTTGTATCGCGACCTGTTGCCGGCGCCGCGACGGCTCGGGCGGCTGGCCGACCGCAGCCTCGCGGGGTTCGTCGTGCTGTTGGGGTTGCGAGGGCGGACGCCCGGGCTGGCCCACCACACGGTTCTCTTTCCCACTGACTATGACGCGGAGTTCGACGCGATCTTCGGCGCGCCGGCCCGGCCCGCCGCGGATCCGACCGTGTTCGTGACCGTGGCTGACGATCCGCTGGTCCGGCCGGAGGGGCACGAGGCGTGGTTCGTGCTGGTCAACGCGCCGCGACACGGGATCGGTCCGGGGGCCGTTGACTGGGACCGGCCGGGGTTGGCCGATGCCTATGCAGATCGGGTGCTGTCGGTGCTCGCGGCGCGGGGGTTTGACGTTCGCGATCGGGTGCTGTTTCGGGAGGTGCTGACGCCGGCTTCGCTGGAACGCAGCGCGGGGGCGCCGGGTGGGGCGATCTACGGGACGGCCGGCGGGTTGTTGCGGCCGGCTAACCGTGGGCCGGTGCGGGGGCTGTTTCTGGTCGGTGGGTCCGCGCATCCGGGTGGCGGGCTGCCGATGGTAGCCCTCTCAGCCAAGATCGTCGCCGAGTCCGTCGGGCCGGCGCGCCAGGTCGGGACCCGTTAG
- a CDS encoding glycosyltransferase, which translates to MIWLPATLAGLLTLHALVNARLLRRPVAASFTDPVAVLLPVRDEEARVGPCLRSLLAQRGVPGLSILVLDDDSTDGTADLVRALAGDDPRVRLLTGAPLPAGWLGKPHACQQLADATDADVLVFVDADVVLAPDAVAGAAALLRSSKVGLLSAYPRIVVGSWGERLVQPLLQWSWLTFLPLRAMERSARPSLAAAGGQFLVADRSAYRAAGGHAGVRGSVLEDIALARAVKRAGGRIALADGSRIASCRMYESWHSLVDGYTKSLWASFGSRVGAAAVVLLLCLVYVVPVPLFLGGVVAGSPRLVLAGLVGYLLGVFGRVISAAATGGRRWPDPLGQPVSVLLFGWLVARSYRLRRAGVLRWRDRPVVPW; encoded by the coding sequence CTGATCTGGCTGCCGGCGACGCTGGCCGGCCTGCTGACCCTGCACGCGCTCGTCAACGCCCGGCTCCTGCGCCGGCCGGTCGCGGCGTCGTTCACCGACCCGGTGGCCGTGCTGCTCCCGGTGCGCGACGAGGAGGCCCGGGTCGGTCCGTGCCTGCGGTCGCTGCTCGCACAGCGCGGCGTACCCGGACTGTCCATCCTGGTCCTCGACGACGACTCGACCGACGGCACCGCAGACCTGGTGCGCGCGCTGGCCGGCGACGACCCGCGCGTGCGGCTGCTGACCGGTGCGCCGCTGCCGGCGGGTTGGCTCGGCAAGCCGCACGCCTGCCAGCAACTCGCGGACGCGACCGACGCCGACGTGCTCGTCTTCGTCGACGCCGACGTCGTGCTGGCACCGGACGCGGTCGCGGGTGCCGCCGCGCTGCTCCGGTCGTCGAAGGTCGGGCTGCTCAGCGCGTACCCCCGGATTGTCGTGGGGTCGTGGGGTGAGCGGCTGGTGCAGCCGCTGTTGCAGTGGTCGTGGCTGACGTTCCTGCCGCTGCGGGCGATGGAGCGCTCGGCGCGCCCGTCGTTGGCCGCGGCCGGTGGGCAGTTTCTGGTCGCGGACCGGTCGGCCTATCGGGCGGCAGGCGGGCATGCGGGGGTACGCGGCTCGGTGCTCGAGGACATCGCCCTGGCGCGCGCGGTGAAGCGGGCCGGCGGGCGGATCGCGCTGGCCGACGGATCGCGGATCGCGTCGTGCCGGATGTACGAGTCGTGGCACTCGCTCGTCGACGGGTATACGAAGTCGCTGTGGGCGTCCTTCGGGTCCCGGGTCGGTGCGGCGGCGGTGGTCCTGCTGTTGTGCCTGGTGTACGTCGTGCCCGTGCCGCTGTTCCTCGGTGGGGTCGTTGCCGGCTCGCCGCGCCTGGTGCTGGCCGGGCTGGTCGGCTACCTGCTCGGGGTGTTCGGCCGGGTGATCAGCGCGGCGGCGACCGGCGGGCGGCGGTGGCCCGACCCGCTGGGGCAGCCGGTGTCAGTGCTGTTGTTCGGGTGGCTGGTCGCGCGTTCCTACCGGCTCCGCCGGGCCGGGGTGCTGCGCTGGCGGGACCGGCCGGTGGTGCCGTGGTGA
- a CDS encoding carotenoid biosynthesis protein, with the protein MTRGLPWLGLGLLILAQICYPLTGGGARAALTITTVALGYLLSVSHAALTRGPRVATALVLVTTGGGLLVEAAGVSSGFPFGDYAYSDALGPKIAGVPVVIPLAWTWMAWPAWLAAVRLVRHPAARILVAGVGLAAWDLFLDPQMVAEGYWTWSDPSPSLPGVPDVPLGNYAGWLVVAVLMMALFAGLAGPTSPGRDAPMYALYLWTYYSSILAHAAFLGLPASAGWGALAMGLVAVPLTFRVRAWPR; encoded by the coding sequence ATGACCCGCGGGCTGCCCTGGCTCGGGCTGGGCCTGCTGATCCTGGCCCAGATCTGCTACCCGCTGACCGGCGGCGGCGCACGGGCGGCGCTCACCATCACCACGGTCGCGCTCGGTTACCTGCTGTCGGTCTCGCACGCCGCGCTCACCCGCGGCCCCCGCGTCGCCACCGCGTTGGTGCTGGTCACCACCGGCGGCGGGCTCCTGGTCGAAGCGGCGGGCGTGTCCAGCGGCTTCCCGTTCGGTGACTACGCGTATTCGGACGCCCTCGGCCCGAAGATCGCCGGTGTGCCCGTGGTGATCCCGCTCGCCTGGACCTGGATGGCCTGGCCGGCCTGGCTCGCGGCGGTCCGGCTGGTCCGCCACCCGGCCGCGCGAATCCTGGTCGCCGGCGTCGGCCTCGCCGCCTGGGACCTCTTCCTCGACCCGCAGATGGTCGCCGAGGGCTATTGGACCTGGTCCGACCCGTCGCCGAGCCTGCCGGGGGTGCCTGACGTGCCGCTGGGCAACTACGCCGGCTGGCTGGTCGTCGCGGTCCTGATGATGGCGCTGTTCGCCGGGCTCGCCGGCCCGACCTCCCCCGGCCGCGACGCGCCGATGTATGCCCTCTATCTCTGGACCTACTACTCCAGCATCCTCGCGCACGCCGCGTTCCTGGGCCTGCCCGCGTCTGCGGGTTGGGGCGCGCTGGCCATGGGCCTGGTCGCAGTGCCATTGACTTTTCGGGTACGCGCATGGCCACGCTGA
- a CDS encoding GNAT family N-acetyltransferase, which yields MRLVPWKPDDLARRLDDVVAVYGEAMGYRPELMEARRGIIATHVRRSGFRAVATLTTEGQLAGFGYGYVSGAGQWWHDQVRSALSEEHRKRWLTDCFEVVELHVRPAAQGHGVGARQLRALLGMAPGATTLLSTPEADEQKSRAWRLYRSFGFVDVLRHFRFPGDERAFAVLGRDLPLAAPSGE from the coding sequence ATGAGGCTGGTGCCGTGGAAGCCGGACGACCTGGCACGTCGGCTCGACGACGTGGTGGCCGTCTACGGCGAGGCGATGGGTTACCGGCCGGAGCTGATGGAGGCCCGGCGCGGCATCATCGCCACGCACGTGCGCCGGTCCGGGTTCCGTGCCGTCGCCACGCTGACCACCGAGGGTCAGCTCGCCGGTTTCGGCTACGGCTATGTCTCCGGCGCCGGGCAGTGGTGGCACGACCAGGTCCGGTCCGCGCTGAGCGAGGAGCATCGCAAGCGCTGGCTGACCGACTGCTTCGAGGTCGTCGAGTTGCACGTGCGCCCGGCCGCGCAGGGGCACGGGGTCGGCGCCCGCCAATTGCGCGCCCTGCTCGGGATGGCGCCGGGTGCGACCACCCTGCTGTCCACCCCGGAGGCCGACGAGCAGAAGTCGCGCGCCTGGCGGCTCTACCGCAGCTTCGGGTTCGTCGACGTGCTGCGCCACTTCCGCTTCCCCGGCGACGAGCGGGCCTTCGCGGTGCTCGGCCGCGACCTGCCGCTGGCCGCGCCGTCCGGGGAATGA
- a CDS encoding GrpB family protein, which yields MRLPPLPEPSPPVTEEWLRERHVDDNVTRLPGPIEIVPYDPAWPTLYEKHAATIRSALGPAALAIEHVGSTSVPGLAAKARLDIDVIVADPRDEPAYLPALESAGYVLRVREPDWYDHRCLHGFSPMANVHVFGPDCDEHLRHLIFRDWLRAHPEDRDRYAAEKRRIAAANLTYMAEYAALKSTVIIDVLHRAGLR from the coding sequence ATGCGTTTGCCGCCGTTGCCTGAGCCGTCGCCGCCGGTTACCGAGGAGTGGCTGCGCGAGCGGCACGTGGACGACAACGTGACCAGATTGCCCGGGCCCATCGAGATCGTGCCCTACGACCCCGCCTGGCCGACGCTGTATGAGAAGCACGCCGCCACCATCCGCTCAGCACTCGGCCCAGCGGCGCTGGCTATCGAGCACGTCGGGTCGACGTCGGTGCCCGGTCTGGCGGCCAAGGCGCGTCTGGACATCGACGTGATCGTCGCCGACCCGCGCGACGAGCCCGCCTACCTACCGGCGCTGGAGTCGGCCGGCTACGTGCTGCGGGTGCGCGAACCGGACTGGTATGACCACCGCTGCCTGCACGGCTTCTCCCCCATGGCGAACGTGCACGTCTTCGGCCCCGACTGCGACGAACACCTCCGCCACCTGATCTTCCGGGACTGGCTCCGGGCCCACCCGGAAGACCGCGACCGCTACGCGGCCGAGAAACGCCGCATCGCCGCCGCGAATCTGACCTACATGGCCGAATACGCGGCCCTGAAGTCCACCGTCATCATCGACGTCCTGCACCGCGCCGGGCTGCGCTAG
- a CDS encoding monooxygenase: MDTVVTLHVWRMPRRALPEVLARMAIDRRRLRRHPGVRFAKLLGTGTGTGFGPGDVDATRWAALLVHDREASEPPAIAGWTRRSIGYARIDLAPISSRGTWSGREPFAGTARTPGMVLALTRARLKPARTATFWRAIPPVAAALRDAPGLLARFGIGEAPIGWQGTVTVWRNAADLVAFAYRRPEHRAAIARTTQVGWYSEELFARFAVCGIMGDREVLGWAEMTRSDPA; encoded by the coding sequence ATGGACACGGTCGTTACCCTGCACGTCTGGCGGATGCCGAGGCGGGCCCTCCCGGAGGTGCTCGCCCGCATGGCCATCGACCGGCGCCGTCTCCGGCGGCACCCCGGCGTTCGGTTCGCCAAGCTTCTCGGCACGGGTACCGGCACCGGCTTCGGCCCGGGCGACGTCGACGCGACCCGCTGGGCGGCGCTGCTCGTGCACGACCGGGAAGCATCGGAACCGCCGGCCATCGCCGGCTGGACCAGGCGGAGCATCGGGTACGCCCGGATCGACCTCGCCCCGATCTCCAGCCGGGGCACCTGGAGTGGGCGGGAGCCGTTCGCGGGCACCGCCCGTACACCCGGAATGGTCCTCGCTCTGACCCGGGCCCGGCTCAAGCCGGCGCGGACCGCGACCTTCTGGCGGGCCATCCCCCCGGTGGCGGCAGCCCTGAGAGACGCACCCGGCCTGCTCGCCCGGTTCGGCATCGGCGAGGCGCCGATCGGCTGGCAGGGCACCGTCACCGTGTGGCGAAACGCGGCAGATCTGGTGGCCTTCGCGTACCGTCGGCCCGAGCATCGCGCCGCCATCGCCCGGACGACTCAGGTTGGCTGGTATTCCGAGGAGCTTTTCGCCCGGTTCGCGGTGTGCGGCATCATGGGTGACCGCGAGGTGCTCGGCTGGGCAGAGATGACAAGGAGCGATCCGGCATGA
- a CDS encoding CDP-alcohol phosphatidyltransferase family protein, which translates to MGTRLGWNEYASRWAALHGGFDPRQAGTAVRGWVRLSYEIGSRLGRLGITPTPVTVVGLLLCALVPIAATRAPSGLFAAAILVLLAAVADSVDGAVAVATDRATRLGYVYDSVADRLGEICWLVAFWVAGAPAPLVFTAGALSWLHEYIRARATAAGMTEIGTVTVGERPSRVSVTVVAFVVAAAAGGLDKDLTPGTLTVFLAIWVLLAAFGLTQLFRAVRRLLR; encoded by the coding sequence GTGGGCACACGGCTGGGTTGGAACGAATACGCGTCCAGGTGGGCGGCGTTGCACGGCGGCTTCGACCCGCGGCAGGCGGGCACGGCCGTCCGCGGCTGGGTCCGACTGTCCTATGAGATCGGTTCGCGCCTGGGCCGCCTCGGGATCACCCCGACCCCGGTCACGGTGGTCGGCCTGCTGCTCTGCGCGCTGGTCCCGATCGCCGCGACCCGCGCCCCGTCGGGCCTGTTCGCGGCCGCGATCCTGGTCCTGCTGGCCGCGGTGGCCGACAGCGTCGACGGCGCCGTCGCGGTGGCCACCGACCGGGCCACCCGCCTGGGCTACGTCTACGACTCGGTGGCCGACCGCCTCGGCGAGATCTGCTGGCTGGTGGCCTTCTGGGTGGCCGGCGCGCCCGCACCCCTCGTCTTCACCGCCGGCGCGCTGTCCTGGCTGCACGAATACATCCGCGCCCGGGCCACCGCGGCCGGCATGACCGAGATCGGCACGGTCACGGTCGGCGAACGCCCGAGCCGGGTCAGCGTCACCGTCGTGGCCTTCGTCGTCGCGGCAGCGGCCGGCGGCCTCGACAAAGACCTGACGCCGGGCACCCTGACCGTCTTCCTGGCCATCTGGGTCCTGCTCGCCGCCTTCGGCCTGACCCAACTCTTCCGCGCGGTCCGCCGCCTGCTCCGCTGA